The proteins below come from a single Dermatophilaceae bacterium Soc4.6 genomic window:
- the zwf gene encoding glucose-6-phosphate dehydrogenase: protein MTPARVAPGANPLRDPRDRRLPRIAGPCGMVLFGVTGDLSRKKLMPAIYDLANRGLLPPGFCLVGFARRDWADQDFGQVVYESVKEHARTPFREDVWRNLSEGFRFVPGTFDDPAAYDLLAKTVHSLEEERGTGGNLAFYLSIPPGFFSEVCEQLERSGLAKTSGESWRRVVIEKPFGHDLASARELNTIVESVFPSDSVFRIDHYLGKETVQNLLALRFANQMFEPIWNANYVDHVQITMAEDIGIGGRAGYYDGIGAARDVIQNHLLQLLALTAMEEPVSFNAKDLRAEKEKVLSAVRVPADIDADTQRGQYAGGWQGGDEVVGYLDEDGVATGSVTETYAAVKLEVDTRRWAGVPFYLRTGKRLGKRVTEIAVVFKKAPHLPFDDTATEELGQNAIVIRVQPDEGITMRFGSKVPGAQMEVRDVTMDFGYGNAFTESSPEAYERLILDVLLGEPPLFPRHEEVELSWKILDPIEAWWTTHGKPQPYPAGGWGPKASDDMMARDDRTWRMP from the coding sequence ATGACTCCCGCGCGCGTCGCTCCTGGCGCCAACCCCCTGCGCGACCCCCGCGACCGTCGGCTGCCCCGTATCGCCGGACCGTGCGGCATGGTCCTCTTCGGCGTGACCGGAGACCTGTCCCGCAAGAAGCTCATGCCGGCGATCTACGACCTGGCCAACCGCGGCCTGCTCCCGCCGGGCTTCTGCCTCGTGGGCTTCGCCCGCCGTGACTGGGCCGACCAGGACTTCGGCCAGGTCGTCTACGAGTCGGTCAAGGAGCACGCCCGCACCCCCTTCCGCGAGGACGTGTGGCGCAACCTGTCCGAGGGGTTCCGCTTCGTCCCGGGCACCTTCGACGACCCGGCGGCCTACGACCTGCTCGCGAAGACGGTGCACAGCCTCGAGGAGGAGCGCGGCACGGGCGGCAACCTCGCGTTCTACCTCTCCATCCCCCCGGGCTTCTTCTCCGAGGTCTGCGAGCAGCTCGAGCGCTCTGGCCTGGCCAAGACCAGCGGCGAGAGCTGGCGGCGCGTGGTGATCGAGAAGCCCTTCGGCCACGACCTGGCCAGCGCCCGTGAGCTCAACACCATCGTCGAGAGCGTCTTCCCGTCCGACTCGGTCTTCCGCATCGACCACTACCTCGGCAAGGAGACGGTCCAGAACCTCCTCGCCCTGCGCTTCGCGAACCAGATGTTCGAGCCGATCTGGAACGCGAACTACGTCGACCACGTGCAGATCACCATGGCCGAGGACATCGGCATCGGCGGTCGAGCCGGCTACTACGACGGCATCGGCGCGGCCCGCGACGTCATCCAGAACCACCTGCTCCAGCTCCTGGCCCTCACGGCCATGGAGGAGCCGGTCTCGTTCAACGCCAAGGACCTGCGCGCCGAGAAGGAGAAGGTCCTCTCGGCCGTGAGGGTGCCGGCCGACATCGACGCCGACACCCAGCGCGGGCAGTACGCCGGCGGCTGGCAGGGTGGCGACGAGGTCGTCGGCTACCTCGACGAGGACGGTGTGGCCACCGGATCGGTCACCGAGACGTATGCCGCGGTCAAGCTCGAGGTCGACACCCGCCGGTGGGCGGGAGTCCCCTTCTACCTGCGCACGGGCAAACGCCTCGGCAAGCGGGTCACCGAGATCGCCGTCGTCTTCAAGAAGGCCCCGCACCTGCCCTTCGACGACACCGCGACCGAGGAGCTGGGCCAGAACGCGATCGTCATCCGGGTGCAGCCCGACGAGGGCATCACCATGCGCTTCGGCTCCAAGGTGCCCGGTGCCCAGATGGAGGTGCGCGACGTGACCATGGACTTCGGCTACGGCAACGCGTTCACCGAGTCGTCTCCCGAGGCCTACGAGCGACTGATCCTCGACGTCCTGCTGGGCGAGCCGCCGCTCTTCCCCCGCCACGAGGAGGTCGAGCTGTCGTGGAAGATCCTC